A genomic window from Silene latifolia isolate original U9 population chromosome Y, ASM4854445v1, whole genome shotgun sequence includes:
- the LOC141629195 gene encoding uncharacterized protein LOC141629195, producing the protein MASFGFNNCDFIPSTGLSGGIWLFWKESISMSFSINVTFKSNRFIACEVCDLTKNVVFCLIFVYAPAQAAKKTDFWNEFQNFILGLDLPFFLLGDLNEIKSPSEKEGGATVTNARCMRLTNFLSNTNCIDLPFSGNIFTWRKNKSGPENVFEILDRALASPNWLSRYPNMQFVHHAFTSSDHCPISVKFHDQVHKKASSFRFELMWTLRNDLSKMVKSCWQYQFQGSYMFCLSQKCKLLKQKAKKWNQSTFRNVFRQLSIAEKKLENIQNQLGTSLVTNLEVAQLRWLKKRDALLDYKRVYWQQKARINKANFGDDNTKFFQTHATIRRSRNGIKQFINKDGACNISREEVKQTVFSLAADKCPGPDGFPAEFFQKYWDIVGNSVTNAVLAFFHSEKLLKEINHTFIALIPKIENPQTANHFRPISLCSTIYKIIAKILTNRLRSVLHKIIHPFQGAFTPNRLIQDNILLAHEIFNSFKRKKGKGGWIAIKLDMEKAYDRLEWNFIEETFKQMGFNAKWISWIMACINTVSYSMLVNGTPGDVFRPTRVTEIPTSVPTNTPTPATEIPSTEVTEVFGP; encoded by the exons ATGGCGAGTTTTGGGTTTAATAATTGTGATTTTATTCCTAGTACTGGCTTATCAGGTGGTATTTGGTTATTTTGGAAAGAGTCTATCTCAATGTCCTTTTCGATAAATGTCACTTTTAAGTCGAATAGATTCATTGCTTGTGAAGTGTGTGACTTAACGAAAAATGTGGTATTTTGCCTTATTTTTGTTTATGCTCCTGCTCAAGCGGCTAAAAAAACGGACTTTTGGAATGAATTTCAAAACTTTATACTTGGTCTTGATTTGCCTTTCTTTTTATTAGGCGATCTTAACGAGATTAAGAGTCCTAGTGAAAAAGAAGGGGGTGCAACGGTAACGAATGCGCGTTGTATGAGATTAACTAATTTTTTAAGTAATACAAATTGCATAGATCTCCCTTTCTCCGGTAATATTTTTACTTGGAGAAAAAATAAAAGTGGCCCTGAAAATGTTTTTGAAATACTTGATAGAGCCTTAGCGTCTCCTAATTGGCTTAGTAGATATCCAAACATGCAGTTTGTGCATCATGCTTTCACTAGCTCCGACCATTGTCCTATCTCTGTGAAGTTCCATGACCAAGTTCATAAGAAAGCCTCTTCCTTTCGATTTGAACTCATGTGGACCCTCCGGAATGATTTAAGTAAAATGGTCAAAAGTTGTTGGCAATATCAGTTTCAGGGATCTTATATGTTCTGTCTCTCCCAAAAATGCAAATTGCTAAAACAAAAGGCTAAGAAATGGAACCAGTCTACTTTTAGAAATGTTTTTAGACAACTTTCAATTGctgaaaaaaaattagaaaatattCAAAATCAACTAGGCACATCTCTTGTTACCAATTTAGAAGTCGCGCAATTGAGATGGTTGAAAAAGCGGGATGCACTCCTTGACTATAAACGTGTTTACTGGCAACAAAAAGCTCGTATAAACAAAGCTAATTTTGGAGATGATAATACCAAGTTTTTTCAAACTCATGCCACAATTAGGCGTAGTAGAAATGGCATTAAACAGTTTATTAATAAGGATGGTGCTT GTAATATTAGTAGGGAAGAGGTTAAACAAACAGTGTTTAGTTTAGCCGCAGATAAATGCCCAGGTCCCGATGGATTTCCTGCAGAGTTTTTTCAAAAATACTGGGATATTGTAGGAAATTCTGTCACTAATGCAGTGTTAGCATTTTTCCATTCTGAGAAATTACTAAAAGAAATCAATCATACTTTCATAGCATTGATTCCTAAAATTGAAAATCCTCAAACGGCAAACCATTTTCGACCGATTAGTCTTtgttcaacaatttataaaattattgcaAAAATCTTGACTAATCGTCTTCGAAGTGTCTTGCATAAGATTATACACCCGTTTCAAGGTGCCTTTACACCTAATCGACTCATTCAAGATAATATTCTTTTAGCACACGAGATTTTCAACTCGTTTAAACGTAAAAAGGGAAAAGGAGGTTGGATTGCAATcaaacttgatatggagaaagcataCGACAGACTAGAATGGAATTTTATCGAGGAAACTTTTAAGCAAATGGGTTTTAATGCTAAGTGGATTTCATGGATTATGGCATGTATAAACACTGTTTCTTACTCAATGTTAGTAAATGGAACACCGGGAGACGTTTTTAGACCCACTCGAG TTACTGAGATCCCCACTTCCGTGCCTACTAACACGCCTACCCCTGCTACTGAGATACCTTCTACTGAGGTTACTGAGGTTTTTGGCCCATAA
- the LOC141629196 gene encoding zinc finger BED domain-containing protein RICESLEEPER 2-like has protein sequence MASQMYEKFDKYWREYSMVMSFGVILDPRYKFDFVRFALKNLYGDDIGIRIANEIYVKFVELFKHYKSKFPPNQGSASTSTFSESYPTSRPRRSTLDAFDASYGAAGRDDETEFEYYFRDDKVPRKEKLDVLGYWSRKVNMFPVLSSMARDILAIPITSVASESSFSMGGRILNKWRSSLLSKNVEALVTTRNWLFGYEELDEIGVVVDDTNSDDEEIA, from the exons ATGGCAAGTCAAATGTATGAAAAGTTTGACAAGTATTGGCGTGAGTATTCTATGGTTATGTCTTTTGGTGTTATACTTGACCCGCGATATAAGTTTGATTTTGTGCGCTTTGCTTTGAAAAACTTGTACGGTGATGATATAGGCATAAGAATTGCCAATGAGATTTATGTGAAATTTGTGGAGTTATTTAAGCATTATAAGAGTAAATTCCCTCCCAATCAAGGTTCAGCCAGTACTTCTACTTTTAGCGAGTCGTACCCTACCTCTAGACCAAGACGCTCCACTTTAGATGCCTTTGATGCAAGCTATGGTGCTGCGGGTAGGGATGATGAGACTGAATTTGAGTATTATTTTCGAGATGATAAAGTGCCGCGAAAAGAGAAGTTGGATGTATTAGGTTATTGGAGTAGAAAAGTGAACATGTTTCCTGTTCTCTCTTCTATGGCAAGGGACATATTAGCTATACCCATAACTAGTGTAGCATCCGAGTCTAGTTTTAGTATGGGTGGGAGGATCTTAAATAAGTGGAGGAGTTCCCTCTTATCCAAAAATGTGGAAGCTCTGGTGACCACTCGCAACTGGTTGTTTGGCTATGAAG AATTGGATGAAATTGGAGTGGTTGTTGATGACACTAACTCAGATGATGAGGAGATAGCATAA